The following are encoded in a window of Variovorax paradoxus genomic DNA:
- a CDS encoding enoyl-CoA hydratase/isomerase family protein produces MDYTRYQTLAITRRGANGAVLDIQMRAANGKLPTAGHDGHRELAEIWRDVAADDTVRCAVLRGEGMGFSGGGDLGMVQDMTTDDTVRQRVWKEARDLVYNLINCDKPIVSAMHGPAVGAGLVAGLLADISIATKTAKIVDGHTRLGVAAGDHAAIVWPLLCGMAKAKYHLLLCEPVSGEEAERIGLVSLAVDEADLLPRAYEIADRLAAGSQSAIRFTKYALNNWLRQAGPTFDASLALEFMGFAGADVREGVASLREKRAPNFG; encoded by the coding sequence ATGGACTACACCCGCTACCAGACCCTCGCCATCACGCGCCGCGGCGCGAACGGCGCGGTGCTCGATATCCAGATGCGCGCCGCCAACGGCAAGCTGCCCACGGCCGGCCATGACGGCCACCGCGAACTGGCCGAAATCTGGCGCGACGTGGCGGCCGACGACACGGTGCGCTGCGCCGTGCTGCGCGGCGAGGGCATGGGTTTCTCGGGCGGCGGCGACCTGGGCATGGTGCAGGACATGACCACAGACGACACCGTGCGCCAGCGCGTGTGGAAAGAGGCGCGCGACCTCGTCTACAACCTCATCAACTGCGACAAACCCATCGTGAGCGCCATGCACGGCCCGGCCGTGGGCGCGGGGCTGGTGGCGGGCCTGCTGGCCGACATTTCCATCGCCACGAAGACCGCGAAGATCGTCGACGGCCACACGCGCCTGGGCGTGGCGGCGGGCGACCATGCGGCCATCGTGTGGCCGCTGTTGTGCGGCATGGCCAAGGCCAAGTACCACCTGCTGCTGTGCGAACCGGTGAGCGGCGAGGAGGCCGAGCGCATCGGCCTGGTGTCGCTGGCCGTGGACGAGGCCGACCTGCTGCCGCGCGCCTACGAGATCGCCGACCGCCTCGCGGCCGGCAGCCAGAGCGCGATCCGCTTCACCAAGTACGCGCTGAACAACTGGCTGCGCCAGGCCGGGCCGACCTTCGATGCCTCGCTGGCGCTCGAGTTCATGGGCTTCGCGGGCGCCGACGTGCGCGAAGGCGTGGCCTCGCTGCGCGAGAAGCGCGCGCCGAACTTCGGCTGA
- a CDS encoding 2OG-Fe dioxygenase family protein, with product MSTAAFAPPFTPPTELAGALRAHGYAVLSPQGVCEWLGVPLAQLEALHADWNDLPPDEYLKDGGRYRTRRHACFTVDADATLAPVPHRAHWQPVEYNALHGGMQRWFAPMLDATVAQPVWQRLMQQLGQVSSDMRGAPQRWFVEAHQFRIDTAGGIGRPTPEGAHRDGVDLVAVALIGRQGIKGGETRVFEANGRRGERFTMTEPWTLLLLDDARVIHESTPIQPLEEGGDGWRDTLVVTCRSEGFQGD from the coding sequence GTGAGCACCGCCGCCTTCGCTCCCCCGTTCACGCCGCCGACCGAACTGGCCGGCGCGCTGCGCGCGCACGGCTATGCGGTGCTGAGCCCGCAGGGCGTGTGCGAGTGGCTCGGCGTGCCGCTGGCGCAGCTCGAAGCGCTGCACGCCGACTGGAACGACCTGCCGCCCGACGAGTACCTGAAGGACGGCGGCCGCTACCGCACGCGGCGCCATGCCTGCTTCACGGTCGATGCCGACGCCACGCTGGCGCCGGTGCCGCACCGCGCGCACTGGCAGCCGGTCGAATACAACGCGCTGCACGGCGGCATGCAGCGCTGGTTTGCGCCGATGCTCGATGCCACGGTGGCGCAGCCCGTGTGGCAGCGGCTGATGCAGCAGCTCGGCCAGGTCAGCAGCGACATGCGCGGCGCACCACAGCGCTGGTTCGTGGAAGCGCACCAGTTCCGCATCGACACCGCAGGCGGCATCGGCCGCCCGACGCCCGAAGGCGCGCACCGCGACGGTGTCGACCTGGTGGCGGTGGCGCTCATCGGGCGCCAGGGCATCAAGGGCGGCGAGACGCGCGTGTTCGAGGCCAACGGCCGGCGCGGCGAACGCTTCACGATGACCGAGCCGTGGACGCTGCTGTTGCTCGACGATGCCCGCGTGATCCACGAATCGACGCCGATCCAGCCGCTGGAAGAGGGCGGCGACGGGTGGCGCGACACGCTCGTCGTCACCTGCCGGTCCGAGGGTTTCCAGGGGGATTGA
- a CDS encoding DUF808 domain-containing protein, whose translation MATSLLLLLDDIASVLDDVSVLTKVAAKKTAGVLGDDLALNAQQVTGVRTERELPVVWAVCKGSLVNKAILVPAALAIGTWLPWLVTPLLMVGGAFLCFEGAEKLVHKFLHKKEHEADTARHQQAVADTTVDVVAVEKDKIKGAVRTDFILSAEIIAITLGTVQGQPFTTQLSVLVGIALIMTVGVYGLVAGIVKLDDAGLYLSQRSSAAARGLGRGILAAAPWLMKGLSVAGTAAMFLVGGGILVHGVPAFGHAVEDWAKATGGVFGTLGSMGVNAVVGIVAGAIVLAVVELVGKLRGKKAAH comes from the coding sequence ATGGCCACCAGCCTGCTCCTGCTGCTCGACGACATCGCCTCCGTGCTCGATGACGTCTCCGTCCTCACCAAAGTTGCTGCCAAGAAAACCGCCGGGGTGCTCGGCGACGACCTCGCGCTGAACGCGCAGCAGGTCACCGGCGTGCGCACCGAGCGCGAGTTGCCGGTGGTGTGGGCCGTGTGCAAGGGTTCCCTCGTCAACAAGGCGATCCTGGTGCCGGCCGCATTGGCCATCGGCACCTGGCTGCCCTGGCTGGTGACGCCGCTGCTCATGGTGGGCGGCGCGTTCCTGTGCTTCGAGGGCGCCGAGAAGCTGGTCCACAAGTTCCTGCACAAGAAGGAGCACGAGGCCGACACCGCGCGCCACCAGCAGGCCGTGGCCGACACCACGGTCGACGTGGTCGCGGTCGAGAAGGACAAGATCAAGGGCGCCGTGCGCACCGACTTCATCCTCTCGGCCGAAATCATCGCCATCACGCTTGGCACCGTGCAGGGCCAGCCGTTCACCACGCAGCTCAGCGTGCTGGTCGGCATCGCGCTGATCATGACCGTGGGCGTGTACGGCCTCGTGGCCGGCATCGTGAAGCTGGACGACGCGGGCCTGTACCTGAGCCAGCGCAGCAGCGCGGCGGCGCGCGGCCTGGGCCGCGGCATCCTGGCGGCGGCGCCGTGGCTCATGAAGGGCCTGTCGGTGGCCGGCACGGCCGCCATGTTCCTCGTGGGCGGCGGCATCCTGGTGCACGGCGTGCCGGCGTTCGGCCACGCGGTCGAAGACTGGGCCAAGGCCACGGGCGGCGTGTTCGGCACGCTCGGCTCGATGGGCGTCAACGCCGTCGTCGGCATCGTGGCCGGTGCGATCGTGCTGGCCGTGGTGGAACTGGTCGGCAAGCTGCGCGGCAAGAAGGCCGCGCACTGA
- a CDS encoding LysR substrate-binding domain-containing protein → MKPNQLHAFVAVVEQMSIRAAARVLGISQPAVTKIVRELEREVGAPLVERSVKGVRLTQFGLAFAPRARLLLADMERARDEIAQIRDGATGSVSLAVSASFALTVLPAAFKDFHTRLPAVDVQFSEAVLPWMLARLRDGYLDFAVAHVVPGTLDPQFEALELFPVQLVVGLRERHPLRNARSLHDLYAAEWVLPGDDHGGTNAVAPLFTPLGLSPPARVLQGHSVTVALALVGHMDLIGLFVEPLAGLSFKRHGIRRVEVRETMPILNVCVVRRRGQPSTPAAQHFIECIQRASAMRAA, encoded by the coding sequence ATGAAGCCCAATCAGTTGCATGCCTTCGTGGCCGTGGTCGAGCAGATGAGCATCCGCGCCGCCGCGCGCGTGCTCGGCATCTCGCAACCGGCAGTGACCAAGATCGTGCGCGAGCTGGAGCGCGAGGTCGGTGCGCCGCTGGTGGAGCGCAGCGTGAAAGGCGTGCGGCTCACGCAGTTCGGCCTGGCCTTCGCGCCGCGCGCGCGGCTGCTGCTGGCGGACATGGAGCGCGCCCGCGACGAGATTGCGCAGATCCGCGACGGCGCCACCGGCTCGGTCTCGCTGGCCGTGAGCGCCTCGTTCGCGCTCACCGTGCTGCCCGCCGCCTTCAAGGACTTCCACACGCGCCTGCCCGCCGTCGACGTGCAGTTCAGCGAGGCCGTGCTGCCGTGGATGCTCGCGCGGCTGCGCGACGGCTACCTCGACTTCGCGGTGGCGCACGTCGTGCCCGGCACGCTCGATCCGCAGTTCGAGGCGCTGGAGCTGTTTCCGGTGCAACTGGTGGTCGGCCTGCGCGAGCGCCATCCGCTGCGCAATGCGCGGTCATTGCACGATCTCTATGCCGCCGAATGGGTCCTGCCGGGCGACGACCATGGCGGAACCAACGCCGTGGCGCCGCTGTTCACCCCGCTCGGCTTGTCGCCGCCCGCGCGCGTGCTGCAAGGCCACTCGGTCACCGTGGCGCTCGCGTTGGTGGGCCACATGGATTTGATCGGCCTCTTCGTCGAGCCGCTCGCAGGGCTCAGCTTCAAGCGCCACGGCATCCGGCGCGTCGAGGTGCGCGAGACGATGCCGATACTGAACGTGTGCGTGGTGCGCCGCCGCGGGCAGCCGTCGACGCCGGCGGCGCAGCATTTCATTGAGTGCATTCAGCGGGCGTCGGCGATGAGGGCGGCGTAG
- a CDS encoding universal stress protein, translating into MFNHILVPIDGSETSMLAVSKASGLALAFGSRITLIHVIDNYPFIGVGADYALGQNEYLAAATASANAALARGVAALAAEGLHSDQRVIDGHVVHEGIVDTAIAIAADLIVMGSHGRSGIEKLLLGSVTQRVLQDATMPVLVVKGH; encoded by the coding sequence ATGTTCAATCACATCCTGGTCCCCATCGACGGCTCCGAAACTTCCATGCTCGCAGTCAGCAAGGCCAGCGGTCTCGCCCTGGCTTTCGGCAGCCGCATTACGTTGATCCACGTGATCGACAACTACCCCTTCATCGGCGTGGGCGCGGACTACGCGCTCGGCCAGAACGAATACCTCGCGGCGGCCACCGCCAGCGCCAATGCGGCGCTCGCACGCGGCGTGGCCGCCCTGGCGGCCGAAGGCCTGCACAGCGACCAGCGCGTGATCGACGGCCACGTCGTGCACGAAGGCATCGTCGACACCGCCATCGCCATCGCGGCCGACCTGATCGTGATGGGCTCGCACGGCCGCAGCGGCATCGAGAAACTGTTGCTGGGCAGCGTGACGCAGCGCGTGCTGCAGGACGCCACCATGCCGGTGCTCGTCGTCAAGGGCCACTGA
- a CDS encoding VF530 family DNA-binding protein, with product MTDVPAPAPKPAQPRNPLHGLTLEAIVTALADYYGWEQLGHLVPIRCFISEPSVGSSLKFLRKTPWARDKVESLYLFMLREQRREQQQQQEPPTQ from the coding sequence GTGACCGACGTCCCCGCGCCCGCCCCCAAGCCGGCGCAGCCACGCAACCCGTTGCACGGCCTCACGCTGGAGGCCATCGTGACCGCACTGGCCGACTACTACGGCTGGGAGCAGCTGGGGCACCTGGTGCCGATCCGCTGCTTCATCAGCGAGCCCAGCGTGGGTTCCAGCCTCAAGTTTTTGCGCAAGACGCCATGGGCACGCGACAAGGTCGAGAGCCTGTATCTCTTCATGCTGCGCGAGCAACGCCGCGAACAGCAGCAGCAGCAAGAACCTCCGACCCAATGA
- a CDS encoding DUF427 domain-containing protein gives MKATWNGVTIAESDDTVLVEGNHYFPMSSLNRDVVTFSNHKTTCPWKGSANYYSLLVNGELHADAAWYYPDPKPEAEEIRDRVAFWKDVKVSAQ, from the coding sequence ATGAAAGCAACCTGGAACGGCGTCACCATCGCCGAAAGCGACGACACCGTGCTCGTCGAAGGCAACCACTACTTCCCGATGAGTTCGCTCAATCGCGACGTCGTCACCTTCAGCAACCACAAGACCACCTGCCCGTGGAAGGGCTCGGCGAACTACTACTCGCTGCTGGTCAACGGCGAGCTTCATGCCGACGCCGCCTGGTACTACCCGGACCCGAAGCCCGAAGCCGAGGAAATCCGTGACCGCGTCGCGTTCTGGAAGGACGTGAAGGTCAGCGCCCAGTGA
- a CDS encoding 2Fe-2S iron-sulfur cluster-binding protein, translating to MKVRLEPSGLEFEAEAGVTLLHAAEAAGIELPSSCRNGTCRTCICQRLSGESRHLIEWPGLSFDEKIDGWILPCVAVAMSDLTLETPQARALFD from the coding sequence ATGAAGGTCCGCCTCGAACCGTCGGGCCTCGAATTCGAGGCCGAGGCGGGCGTCACGCTGCTGCATGCGGCGGAGGCGGCCGGCATCGAGCTGCCGAGCTCGTGCCGCAACGGCACCTGCCGCACCTGCATCTGCCAGCGCCTGTCGGGCGAGAGCCGCCACCTCATCGAATGGCCGGGCCTGAGCTTCGACGAGAAGATCGACGGCTGGATTCTTCCGTGCGTGGCCGTGGCGATGAGCGACCTCACGCTCGAGACGCCGCAGGCCCGCGCCCTCTTCGACTGA
- a CDS encoding MFS transporter: MQLWVARLFGTAASQMMLVAIGWHMYELTGSAWDLGLVGLYQFVPALLLALLAGHVVDRHHRARIVAVCFAVQGTVALALLFAVLHKNDTRGLLLGLSLVLGAVRAFQMPAQQALTPLLVPPLLLSRAMAFSSAGMQGAIIGGPALGGLLFVAGMAVVYGASVLCFVIACVLVLRLRYDHAPAAREPVTLATVFAGVNFIWLRKPVLGAVSLDLFAVLLGGAVALLPIYAKDILHTGPWGLGLLRSAPAVGALVMSIALTRRPVERNVGRTLLLAVGAFGLCMVVFGLSKSFLVSLIALAVSGGADMVNVVIRQTLVQLETPDAMRGRVSAVNSIFIGASNQLGEFESGATAALLGPVGSVVLGGVGTMLVALTWFRLFPSLAQRDRMVVAAPASARS, from the coding sequence ATGCAGTTGTGGGTGGCGCGCCTCTTCGGCACCGCCGCCTCGCAGATGATGCTCGTGGCCATCGGCTGGCACATGTACGAGCTGACCGGCAGCGCGTGGGACCTGGGGCTGGTCGGCCTGTACCAGTTCGTGCCCGCGCTGCTGCTGGCACTGCTCGCCGGCCACGTGGTGGACCGGCACCACCGCGCCCGCATCGTGGCGGTGTGCTTCGCGGTGCAGGGCACCGTGGCGCTGGCGCTGCTGTTCGCGGTGCTGCACAAGAACGACACGCGCGGGCTGCTGCTCGGGCTGTCGCTGGTGCTCGGCGCGGTGCGCGCCTTCCAGATGCCGGCGCAGCAGGCGCTCACGCCGTTGCTGGTGCCGCCGTTGCTGCTGTCGCGCGCGATGGCGTTCAGCTCGGCCGGCATGCAGGGCGCGATCATCGGCGGACCCGCCCTCGGCGGGCTGCTGTTCGTGGCGGGCATGGCGGTGGTCTACGGCGCCAGCGTGCTGTGCTTCGTGATCGCCTGCGTGCTGGTGCTGCGGCTGCGCTACGACCACGCACCGGCCGCCCGCGAGCCGGTCACGCTGGCCACGGTGTTCGCGGGCGTCAATTTCATCTGGCTGCGCAAGCCGGTGCTCGGCGCGGTGTCGCTCGACCTGTTCGCGGTGCTGCTGGGCGGCGCCGTGGCGCTGCTGCCGATCTATGCCAAGGACATCCTGCACACCGGCCCCTGGGGCCTGGGCCTGCTGCGCAGCGCACCGGCGGTGGGCGCGCTGGTGATGTCGATCGCGCTCACGCGCCGGCCGGTCGAGCGCAACGTGGGGCGCACGCTGTTGCTGGCGGTGGGGGCGTTCGGGCTGTGCATGGTGGTGTTCGGGCTGTCGAAGAGCTTTCTCGTCTCGCTCATTGCGCTCGCGGTGTCGGGCGGGGCCGACATGGTCAACGTCGTGATCCGCCAGACGCTGGTGCAACTCGAAACGCCCGACGCCATGCGCGGTCGGGTGAGCGCGGTCAACTCGATCTTCATCGGCGCGAGCAACCAGCTCGGCGAGTTCGAATCGGGCGCCACGGCGGCACTGCTGGGGCCGGTCGGCTCGGTGGTGCTCGGCGGCGTAGGGACGATGCTGGTGGCGCTGACGTGGTTCCGCCTGTTCCCGTCGCTGGCGCAGCGCGACCGGATGGTGGTGGCGGCACCGGCTTCTGCGCGGTCCTGA
- a CDS encoding M14 family metallopeptidase: protein MSQPATAATRHFSGTYVEARAKFLEAAAARGAAIESFVHPTHRGALGEELAIDVALIGAADAKKVLLVTSGTHGPEGFCGSGAQVATLNDADLLARLDRAGVALLLVHAVNPHGFSHLHRTNEDNIDLNRNHIDFSAPLPVNAAYADVEPLVLPASWPPTPADDAAVASYIATHGMTAFRAAVTRGQYTSPDGLFYGGTAPSWSNRTIRAILRSYTASATHLGWIDVHTGLGPYGHGEKIYPGRNTPEDLALAHAWWGADVFAPFAGDSASADVSGPVISTAYDECPNARVAPMGLEFGTLPDLEVLERLRADTWLRRHPEAPESQKREIRRRLRDAFYCDNDEWKGMVLGQTRVVLLQTLQGLKNA, encoded by the coding sequence ATGTCCCAGCCTGCCACCGCCGCTACCCGCCATTTCTCGGGCACGTACGTCGAAGCCCGCGCCAAGTTCCTCGAGGCCGCCGCGGCGCGCGGTGCCGCCATCGAATCGTTCGTGCACCCGACGCACCGTGGCGCGCTCGGCGAAGAACTCGCCATCGACGTCGCGCTGATCGGCGCGGCCGACGCCAAGAAGGTGCTGCTCGTCACCTCGGGCACGCACGGCCCCGAGGGCTTCTGCGGCTCGGGCGCACAGGTCGCCACGCTGAACGACGCCGACCTGCTCGCGCGCCTGGACCGCGCGGGCGTCGCGCTGCTGCTGGTGCATGCGGTGAACCCGCACGGTTTTTCGCACCTGCACCGCACCAACGAAGACAACATCGACCTGAACCGCAACCACATCGACTTCAGCGCGCCGCTGCCGGTGAACGCCGCGTACGCCGACGTGGAGCCGCTGGTGCTGCCCGCCAGCTGGCCGCCGACGCCCGCCGACGACGCGGCCGTGGCGAGCTACATCGCCACGCACGGCATGACCGCCTTTCGCGCGGCCGTCACGCGCGGCCAGTACACCTCGCCCGATGGCCTGTTCTACGGCGGCACCGCGCCGTCATGGAGCAACCGCACCATCCGCGCGATCTTGCGCAGCTACACGGCCTCGGCCACGCACCTGGGCTGGATCGACGTGCACACCGGCCTGGGCCCCTACGGCCACGGCGAAAAGATCTACCCGGGCCGCAACACGCCCGAAGACTTGGCACTGGCCCACGCCTGGTGGGGCGCCGACGTGTTCGCGCCCTTCGCGGGCGACTCGGCCTCGGCCGATGTGTCGGGCCCGGTGATCTCGACCGCGTACGACGAATGCCCGAACGCGCGCGTCGCACCCATGGGCCTGGAGTTCGGCACGCTGCCCGACCTGGAAGTGCTCGAGCGCCTGCGCGCCGACACCTGGCTGCGCCGCCATCCCGAGGCGCCCGAATCGCAGAAGCGCGAGATCCGCCGCCGCCTGCGCGACGCGTTCTACTGCGACAACGACGAGTGGAAGGGCATGGTGCTGGGGCAGACGCGCGTGGTGCTGCTGCAGACCCTGCAGGGCCTCAAGAACGCCTGA
- a CDS encoding RluA family pseudouridine synthase, with amino-acid sequence MTASPPDLRPVHEDAHLLVLDKPAGLLCVPGRGDDKQDCLSARAQRQWPDALIVHRLDMGTSGLVVMARGLAMQRALSAAFADREVHKRYEAVVDGVMPQHDDWSLIDAPLMADWPRRPLQKIDPAGKPSLTRWRALSSVSQPGGPAATHVLLEPLTGRSHQLRVHLLSIGHPILGDALYGDAALQARAPRLLLHARELGFVHPATREPLHFECAAGFVAEWLSGP; translated from the coding sequence ATGACCGCTTCGCCGCCCGACCTGCGCCCCGTTCACGAAGATGCCCACCTGCTGGTGCTCGACAAGCCCGCCGGCCTGCTGTGCGTGCCCGGCCGCGGCGACGACAAGCAGGACTGCCTGAGCGCACGCGCCCAGCGCCAGTGGCCCGACGCGCTCATCGTGCACCGGCTCGACATGGGCACCAGCGGCCTCGTGGTGATGGCGCGCGGCCTGGCGATGCAGCGCGCCCTGAGCGCAGCCTTTGCCGACCGCGAGGTGCACAAGCGCTACGAAGCCGTGGTCGACGGCGTGATGCCGCAGCACGATGATTGGTCGCTCATCGACGCCCCATTGATGGCCGACTGGCCGCGCCGGCCGCTGCAGAAGATCGACCCTGCGGGCAAGCCCAGCCTCACGCGCTGGCGCGCTTTGAGCAGCGTGTCGCAGCCCGGCGGCCCTGCCGCCACGCACGTGCTGCTGGAGCCGCTCACGGGCCGCTCACATCAGCTGCGCGTTCACCTGCTGTCGATCGGGCACCCGATTCTGGGCGACGCGCTGTACGGCGACGCCGCACTGCAGGCACGCGCACCGCGCCTGCTGCTGCATGCCAGGGAATTGGGTTTCGTGCATCCCGCGACGCGGGAGCCGTTGCACTTCGAATGTGCGGCGGGGTTCGTGGCTGAGTGGCTCAGTGGCCCTTGA
- a CDS encoding cytochrome P450, whose translation MPHRFLPTGSAFFLPFRRACVGASLALVATTALAQPQPDPAGFPQDSVGYLNEELPRMEAAVAAKDRSFFFGAMTRTVQFSERWGFKAKANPDLAAYPMCTAAVMDYAVVGMCKLTPADDACEPGLAPRFDANLKRCRELAAQK comes from the coding sequence ATGCCACACCGCTTCCTGCCCACCGGTTCCGCCTTCTTCCTCCCGTTCCGACGCGCCTGCGTGGGCGCCTCGCTGGCCCTGGTGGCCACCACGGCCCTTGCGCAGCCGCAGCCCGACCCCGCCGGCTTTCCGCAGGACTCGGTCGGCTACCTCAACGAGGAGCTGCCGCGCATGGAAGCGGCCGTCGCCGCGAAGGATCGCAGCTTCTTCTTCGGCGCGATGACGCGCACGGTGCAGTTCTCCGAGCGTTGGGGTTTCAAGGCCAAGGCCAACCCCGACCTGGCCGCCTACCCGATGTGCACGGCGGCCGTCATGGACTACGCGGTGGTCGGCATGTGCAAGCTCACCCCCGCCGACGACGCCTGCGAGCCGGGCCTGGCGCCGCGTTTCGACGCGAACCTGAAGCGCTGCCGCGAGCTGGCCGCGCAAAAATAG
- a CDS encoding GNAT family N-acetyltransferase, translating into MSDYEVRPATMRDAKAVAEVHALSAKAAYEGILSEDDLRVLAPASREAKWREAIEFSEPQVHVVTHDGEIVGFVGFDRSRDPKTPPTTGEIWAIYVKPEHWGKGAGVALWDAAREGLAEEGCTTVTIWVPLRNDRAMRFHELAGFKREMKTAKTTALGTVRVEEIRLKRVVD; encoded by the coding sequence ATGTCCGATTACGAAGTTCGCCCCGCCACGATGCGCGACGCCAAGGCCGTCGCCGAAGTCCATGCCCTGTCTGCCAAGGCTGCCTACGAAGGCATCCTGTCCGAAGACGACCTGCGCGTGCTGGCCCCCGCCTCGCGCGAGGCCAAGTGGCGCGAGGCCATCGAATTCAGCGAACCCCAGGTCCATGTGGTGACGCACGACGGCGAGATCGTCGGCTTCGTCGGCTTCGACCGCTCGCGCGACCCCAAGACGCCGCCCACCACGGGCGAAATCTGGGCCATCTACGTCAAGCCCGAGCACTGGGGCAAGGGCGCCGGCGTGGCCCTGTGGGACGCCGCCCGCGAAGGCCTGGCCGAAGAAGGCTGCACCACGGTCACCATCTGGGTGCCGCTGCGCAACGACCGCGCCATGCGCTTCCACGAACTCGCCGGCTTCAAGCGCGAGATGAAGACGGCCAAGACCACGGCGCTCGGCACGGTCCGCGTCGAAGAAATCCGCCTCAAGCGCGTGGTGGACTGA
- a CDS encoding MFS transporter has product MNTRASQPLPTSPSSPARRRQTIVATTIGNGLEFFDFTVYGFLALVIGKLFFPTFSSYGQLLLTVASFGVGFIMRPLGGIVIGAYADRAGRKKAMTLTIFLMALGCALIAFTPTYASIGVAAPIVIVLARLIQGFSAGGEVGASTTLLVEHATPANRGYMASWQFASQGLGVMLGAVVVGALTFSLTPEAMQSWGWRVPFILGMLIAPVGMYIRRHLEESLHISPEDAKAPRESSLKIVCTQHGKTVLAAILALVGGTTAAYVVTFYMPTYAVRELGLTPSVALFGAALTGLLSFALAPFVGKLSDVVGRKPLILWSRIVMAILIYPGFLWLNASPTPVVLFTVLGVLSIGLVVQTVPGITMLPEMFPKRVRASGMSLVYSVGVALFGGFAPFISTWLVNATGSKLAPAWYLVAMTLVSLLGLLWLRDHTGRDIDAANAHAPA; this is encoded by the coding sequence ATGAACACCCGCGCTTCCCAGCCCTTGCCCACCTCCCCGTCGTCGCCCGCACGCCGGCGCCAGACCATCGTGGCCACGACCATCGGCAACGGACTGGAGTTCTTCGACTTCACGGTCTACGGCTTTCTTGCGCTGGTGATCGGCAAGCTGTTCTTCCCGACCTTCAGCTCCTACGGCCAGCTGCTGCTGACGGTGGCGAGCTTCGGTGTCGGCTTCATCATGCGGCCGCTGGGCGGCATCGTGATCGGCGCGTACGCCGACCGCGCGGGCCGCAAGAAGGCCATGACGCTCACGATCTTTTTGATGGCGCTGGGCTGCGCGCTGATCGCCTTCACGCCGACCTACGCGAGCATCGGCGTCGCGGCGCCGATCGTGATCGTGCTGGCGCGGCTGATCCAGGGCTTCTCGGCCGGCGGCGAGGTGGGCGCATCGACCACGCTGCTGGTGGAGCACGCCACGCCGGCCAACCGCGGCTACATGGCGAGCTGGCAGTTCGCGAGCCAGGGCCTGGGCGTGATGCTCGGCGCCGTGGTGGTGGGCGCGCTCACCTTCTCGCTGACGCCCGAAGCCATGCAGAGCTGGGGCTGGCGCGTGCCGTTCATCCTCGGCATGCTGATCGCGCCGGTGGGCATGTACATCCGCCGCCACCTCGAGGAGTCGCTGCACATCTCGCCCGAAGACGCCAAGGCGCCGCGCGAGAGCAGCTTGAAGATCGTCTGCACGCAGCACGGCAAGACGGTGCTGGCCGCCATCCTCGCGCTGGTGGGCGGCACCACGGCAGCGTACGTGGTCACCTTCTACATGCCGACCTACGCGGTGCGCGAGCTCGGCCTCACGCCCTCGGTGGCGCTGTTCGGCGCGGCGCTCACGGGCCTGCTGTCGTTCGCGCTCGCGCCGTTCGTGGGCAAGCTCTCGGACGTTGTGGGCCGCAAGCCGCTCATCCTCTGGAGCCGCATCGTGATGGCGATCCTGATCTACCCGGGCTTCCTGTGGCTCAACGCCTCGCCCACGCCCGTGGTGCTGTTCACCGTGCTCGGCGTGCTGAGCATCGGCCTGGTCGTGCAGACGGTGCCGGGCATCACGATGCTGCCGGAGATGTTTCCCAAGCGCGTGCGCGCGAGCGGCATGTCGCTGGTGTACAGCGTCGGCGTGGCGCTCTTCGGCGGCTTCGCGCCCTTCATCAGCACCTGGCTGGTCAACGCCACCGGCAGCAAGCTCGCGCCGGCCTGGTATCTCGTGGCGATGACGCTGGTGTCGCTGCTCGGCTTGCTCTGGCTGCGCGACCACACGGGCCGCGACATCGACGCGGCCAACGCCCACGCGCCCGCCTGA